The sequence ACTGTTGGGAAAAGTTTTTAGCTTGGCAATAGAATCTTGATTTTTGGAGTATTTAAAGTTGTTTTTGTAAGCAGGAATATTTTCTATAGATAATTCTTTAAGAGAAGGAGAATCTCGTAATGGTGTATCTTCTATCACTTTCTGAGTAATGTCTGAACAGTTTTCGCTATCGTTTGAGCCGATTTCCCCGGCTATTGTGTGAGGAGGAGATGGAGGCAAAAGCAACGTAAATTGGCTTCCGTAACCTTCACGCGATAAAAAGCTGACATCACCACCATGAAGTCTAGCCAAAGCCCTAGTTAATACCAATCCTAAACCCGTTCCTTCATGTTGACGAGTCATCGGATTTTCTAGCTGCTGAAACTTTTGAAATATCAAATGTTGTTGGCTATCGGCAATACCAATACCCGTATCCCAAACGGTAAAGGTAATCCAACCTTCCCAACTATTTACCTGTAAGCCAATTTCTCCGCCTGCTTCAGTAAATTTATAGGCGTTGGAAAGTAAATGAATCAACATTTGCCGCAAACGCAATTCGTCGGCAATAATTTCTTCTAATCCTGGCTCAATATCAAGACGAAATTGATAGTCTTCGTCTAGCTCTGATGCTGTTGCTTTTGTAGTTTGAGCGTGAATATCTTTGGCTTCTTTTGAAGCGCGATCGCAAACTTTTTTGATGTTAACTTTTGTCGGAGTCAGGCTCATTTGACCTGTTTCCATGCGAGTTAAATCCAAAATATCGTTGACGACACTCATCAAATGACGACCACTTTGATGAATTAATTGGGCATACCTTGCTTGCCGATCGTTGAGTTTTCCTAACTGCTGATCGGATAGCAAACGGGATAATCCTAATACTGCTGTCAAAGGAGTCTTCAATTCATGACTTATACAAGCCAAAAATTCATCTTTTAAACGATTTAGTTGAATTAAATCAGCATTTTTGGCTGCTAGTTCTTGAGTTAATTGCTGTTGCTCGGTAATATCTGTAGCCAAAACTAACCACAATTGTCCAGTTTCTGAAGAGTTCTCTTTTGTTTGTAATACTTTTAACTCTTGACTCCAGCTTTGCTGATTCCTTAAATCGCGAAACTCATCATCTGTAATATTTACTGGTATTTTAGTAAATCGCCAAACCCTTTCTTCTCCATCTCGCATTTCCACAATACAAATGCAGCTACCAGGTTCGCTATCAATAAAACAGCGGTTTAACGTCGAACCTACATCCTTTTTGCTGAACTCAGGATTGACAAAATCTGTCTGTGAAACTGTATTCCCTTCAATTGTCTTTTCCCAAAGCTCTTTTATTCCTTGTGGATCTTTTAATTCCCCAAGTTGTTCGTACCATAGTTGGTTTTGCGACACTACTTCTTGGGTATCTGTTTCTAACATCAATGCCCAAGGAAGTGCCTGAAGTAATTGTGTTGCATACTTGTACTCCAACTGACTCTTATCCCGACTTTTGCGCTGGTTAATTTTATTTTTAGCATTCGCGTAACTAATAACTTCAGCACTATCCAAATTGATATTCTTTACCGAAGTTCTGGGAATAACCGAGATCGCACTACCCGCTTCTTGATAAATTTCTGCCTGATGATAGCTTAAATTTACAGATAGGTTTTCGCTTTTTCTATCTAATAATGCTAAACATCTCAATAACTTAGAACTATCTAATAGTCCTAAAAACTTACCATATTCATCCACCAGCACCCACTTTTGAAAGTTTGCTGGCAGTTTTTCAGAGCGCAATTTAGAACCAAATTGCTCTAAACTTAAAGAAGAGCTTAAGATTTGGATCGGTTTGACGAACTGTTTATCCAAACAAGAGATTGGTTGATTCCAATCAAATTTTTGTGTGATTCCAGACTCGTCCTGTTTTCTGTAAATCAAAAGTCCTAGCAGATTATTTGCATCGAGCAAATAACGAGGAATTTGTTGCTCGCTTACTACTACCAACTGCTGGGAATGCTGCTCTTGCTCGAACATTGACAGCACATGAGTTAGAGGAGTAGTTTCGCTTACTCTGCGAGCTTGAGTAATAAAGTCGTAAAGCGGGTAATGTTGAATTGACATATGCCTTTTGGAGTTATTCTTCCCTAGGAAGCATCCGGCATCACTAACTCACTGCTTGCCTTGTATTTTTACAAGTCTTAATAAACCTGACTTGAGGAATACCATGACATTACAGGACGATTTTGAGCGGAAACTCCATGCTTGACTCAAGATGAAACTTGACCTCGCCAGAGCTTACTTGTCTTACAAGAGTTGTCCGTGCGGCGGTTTCTCCCTTTGCTGTTATAAGGATGCACTTAAGAGACTTTTAAAAGTGTCCTAGGGCGGGGTTAATACCCCTGACATCGACAGCAGCTGTTAAAACAATTATTACTCTAAAATTCCCCTAAAAATCTTTAGGAATTATAATGATTTAAATTACGACATTTTTTAATCTTACTTAATCAAACTTATTATTTGATAATTTATTTTTAAAATGTACCAATGGATAGTCATTTTTATTTTGTTTTAAGCATAAGACTTTCATCCGTAAAATGCAACAAAAAACCGAGTATTTATATTTATGAAAATTTATACTAATTTATACTAAATTCCTTTTCGGATAGTTAAACAATTACAAATTGGATATCGTCGATGTTTCATAAGTTAGTCAAATTAGATTAAAGCAATGGAAATTATAAATTTATCTGTTCTGGATTTAGATGCTAATTTTCTAAAATTGAAAAAACTGTACTATCAATCTTTAAATTCAATTCTATGAATTAAAAAAAATGCCGAAGATAGATAGTAGAGGTTAATATCATCGTTTTTGTGCAAACACCATTTACATCATGTTATTCAACAAAGACGGCAAGTTTGTTTAACATAATTTACTCGGTCTAAAATTAATGGCTGTCTTTGTTTTGATAGAAATATATTTAGGCTTGATGTTTTGCTATAAAAGACTCACCGTAGGGAAAAAATGGATATGTAGTTAGATGTCACAATCTGAAATTATGCTCGTTTTTGAGCAAATGAATCCAAATCAGAAAAAAGAAATGTTACAACAGGTCAAATCCGAGTACCGCCAAATTCTGATTAAATATTTTACCAACGATATCAATTTAAAAGAAAAAATAGATAAATTAATTCATGCAATATTTCGTGCTAATATCCCCGTGCCTCAAATTATTGAGATTCATATGGAATTAGTTGATGAATTTGCCAAGCAGCTAAAAATAGAAGGTAGAAGCGATTATAATTCGTTACTTCTTGATTATCGCTTGACATTGATTGATATGTTGGCTCATTTATGTGAAATTTATAGACGCTCTGGTACTTCTAAGGGTTGATGTTTTTGGTTATTTGTCAGAAGATAAATAAATGAAAAATAAATATTTATTATTTTAAACCTGTTAAAACCTGTTAAAAATTCACTTTTGCTTTCTCTTAGAATTATTTTCCACCATAAACTTTCGTATGAACCATCAAGATGGTCAGACCTATGTTCTGAAATTGTATGTATCGGGTAATACGCCAAACTCGGTACAGGCGCTAAAAACACTTAAAACAATATTAGAGCAGGAATTTAAAGGAGTTTATGCTTTAAAAGTTATCGATGTGCAAAAGAATCCACAGCAAGCGGAAGAAGACAAAATTTTGGCTACTCCAACTTTGTCAAAAATTTTACCACCGCCGGTTCGTAAAATAATTGGGGATCTATCGGATAAAGAAAGAGTCTTAATTGGTTTAAATTTATTGGATGCACAATTAAACGAACAAGAAAACAACTGGGAATAGTAAACTATATAGATGTTAATAAACGGACTCTAGTTATTAAATAAGCGGAGCCAATTTACTATTTGTAATTAATAAGCAATGAGCGAGAAAAAAAAACCGCTACACAGTAGCAACCCTTTAGTAAATCGAGGTGTGGAAAAAATTCGCACCTTGATAGAGGGTTTCGATGATATTACTCATAGTGGATTGCCTAAAGGTAGAACAACTTTGGTCAGCGGTACCTCTGGTACGGGGAAAACATTGTTTTCTTTACAGTTTCTCTACAACGGTATTACTCACTTAAAAGAACCAGGGATTTTTGTCACTTTTGAAGAAGCTCCCAATGATATTATCAGAAACGCTTATATATTTGGTTGGGATTTACAACAGTTAATTGATGATGGTCAACTATTTATCCTTGATGCTTCTCCAGATCCCGAAGGTCAAGAAGTTATCGGTAACTTTGATTTATCCGGATTGATAGAGCGGTTGCAATACGCGATTCAAAAATACAAAGCAAAACGTATTTCCATTGATTCGGTAACGGCAATATTTCAGCAGTATGAGGCGGCGGGATTAGTCAGACGGGAAATTTTTCGTTTAGTTGCACGTTTAAAAGGTTTGAGCGTTACCACCGTAATGACAACCGAGCGAAGAGAAGAATACGGTCCGGTAGCAACATTCGGCGTAGAAGAATTTGTATCCGATAACGTCATAATTTTTCGTAATGTTTTAGAAGGCGAGCGTCGCAGACGGACGATTGAAATTCTCAAATTGCGCGGTACGACTCATATGAAAGGGGAATATCCTTTTACAATTACCAATCAAGGAATAAATATTTTCCCATTAGGTGCCATGCGTTTAACTCAACGTTCTTCAAACGCTCGCGTATCTTCGGGAGTTGAATCTCTAGATAAGATGTGCGGGGGTGGATTTTTTAAAGATTCGATTATTTTGGCTACAGGGGCTACCGGTACGGGGAAAACCTTATTAGTCAGTAAATTTTTACAAGAAGGTTGCCATCAAGGCGAACGCTCGATACTATTTGCCTATGAAGAATCCCGCGCTCAACTTTCAAGAAATGCCACTTCTTGGGGAATTGACTTCGAGCAACTAGAGCGTCAAGGATTGCTCAAAATAATTTGTGCTTATCCCGAATCAACTGGCTTAGAAGATCACCTACAAATTATTAAGTCAGAAATTTCTGAGTTTAAACCTTCCCGCATTGCTATCGATTCTCTTAGTGCTTTGGATCGGGGGGTTTCTAATAATGCATTCCGACAATTTGTTATTGGTGTAACGGGTTACGCCAAACAAGAAGAAATCACTGGCTTTTTTACTAATACCACTACCCATTTTTTAGGTTCAAATTCGATTACTGATTCTCATATTTCTACTATTACTGACACGATTATCCTATTGCAATATGTAGAAATTCGTGGAGAAATGTCCCGAGCAGTCAACGTATTTAAAATGCGCGGCTCTTGGCACGATAAGGGTATCAGAGAATACAACATAACTCGTGATGGTCCCCAAATCAAAAATTCATTCCAAGATTACGAAAGAATTATCAGTGGAGTGCCCAGTCGCGTTAGTATCGATGAAAAGGCGGAATTATCTCGTATTGTTAGGAGTTTTGAAGATGAGCAAACATCTGATTCTTAGCATCCGAGTTAACATAGTCAGGGTTCTAAGCGTGATATAGTCTGTGGTTAGAAATAAGTTTCTGCCGCTTGATTGTAGTGTGAGGAAATGCGGTGAAAGCACAGCAAATATTAAATAGTTTCTTACCCGGTGTGACAGCAGCAGTTCTGACAGCTCAGCCTACTTGGGCTGAAACTGTGACTGTTGATAACTCGCAAGTGGGTCGTTATCCAAGTATCTTTACTACCAGTACAAGTAGCAATGAAGTACAAAGTAACACTTTTACTTCTTTAAAAGATACGGAGGGTCGAAAGTATCCGGCACCAGTTACTCCCCCAGGAGTAAAGCTAGGCGGCGTAAAACCGGACAATCGTAGTATTTCAGGAGCAAATGTAACTGGTAAAACAGGAGTTATAATCAATGCTTTAAAGAAAAAGAATCAAAATCGAAACAACGATAGCTTGAAAACAGCTTCCCATAGAAGTTCCACCCAAGCATTAAAAAAA comes from Rivularia sp. PCC 7116 and encodes:
- a CDS encoding ATP-binding protein; its protein translation is MSIQHYPLYDFITQARRVSETTPLTHVLSMFEQEQHSQQLVVVSEQQIPRYLLDANNLLGLLIYRKQDESGITQKFDWNQPISCLDKQFVKPIQILSSSLSLEQFGSKLRSEKLPANFQKWVLVDEYGKFLGLLDSSKLLRCLALLDRKSENLSVNLSYHQAEIYQEAGSAISVIPRTSVKNINLDSAEVISYANAKNKINQRKSRDKSQLEYKYATQLLQALPWALMLETDTQEVVSQNQLWYEQLGELKDPQGIKELWEKTIEGNTVSQTDFVNPEFSKKDVGSTLNRCFIDSEPGSCICIVEMRDGEERVWRFTKIPVNITDDEFRDLRNQQSWSQELKVLQTKENSSETGQLWLVLATDITEQQQLTQELAAKNADLIQLNRLKDEFLACISHELKTPLTAVLGLSRLLSDQQLGKLNDRQARYAQLIHQSGRHLMSVVNDILDLTRMETGQMSLTPTKVNIKKVCDRASKEAKDIHAQTTKATASELDEDYQFRLDIEPGLEEIIADELRLRQMLIHLLSNAYKFTEAGGEIGLQVNSWEGWITFTVWDTGIGIADSQQHLIFQKFQQLENPMTRQHEGTGLGLVLTRALARLHGGDVSFLSREGYGSQFTLLLPPSPPHTIAGEIGSNDSENCSDITQKVIEDTPLRDSPSLKELSIENIPAYKNNFKYSKNQDSIAKLKTFPNSLVMVVETVARYIEDFTKHLSTLGYRVVVARSGCEALEKARRLQPKAIFINPLLPLLSGWDVLTLIKSDTSTRDIPVIVTASAAEKEQAFSNRADRFLTLPVKHQAVAEILESLYDKTAEEKPEDVKNCGKSEPKTPLRILRLVEPEVEPLSYDSSLGKHRVIEADDLAQAQLLARVWKFDVALLDVEMPLAQTYLNKISDSKILAALPLVTRNVETTQAASQIAQLSVFPCLTKLGKDNKIDKDKAPTLLSVLQIAAGVCCPPSISVLDLTIIPDLPGAIIDSETKETQKNNRKAVHLPCSTKLSCPLKEEEVETNSRPTEWFQALVQYLQTAGLKSSMCNTWEELLQQIRHGSVDLLLICLGESTIEVTAEFVVEALEQMGLDLPPLLFLDQRLNSDRVELEKFDTSENIAAQVLPRSISMEDLLSRINQALTANREQ
- a CDS encoding KaiA domain-containing protein, whose translation is MSQSEIMLVFEQMNPNQKKEMLQQVKSEYRQILIKYFTNDINLKEKIDKLIHAIFRANIPVPQIIEIHMELVDEFAKQLKIEGRSDYNSLLLDYRLTLIDMLAHLCEIYRRSGTSKG
- the kaiB gene encoding circadian clock protein KaiB, whose amino-acid sequence is MNHQDGQTYVLKLYVSGNTPNSVQALKTLKTILEQEFKGVYALKVIDVQKNPQQAEEDKILATPTLSKILPPPVRKIIGDLSDKERVLIGLNLLDAQLNEQENNWE
- the kaiC gene encoding circadian clock protein KaiC, which encodes MSEKKKPLHSSNPLVNRGVEKIRTLIEGFDDITHSGLPKGRTTLVSGTSGTGKTLFSLQFLYNGITHLKEPGIFVTFEEAPNDIIRNAYIFGWDLQQLIDDGQLFILDASPDPEGQEVIGNFDLSGLIERLQYAIQKYKAKRISIDSVTAIFQQYEAAGLVRREIFRLVARLKGLSVTTVMTTERREEYGPVATFGVEEFVSDNVIIFRNVLEGERRRRTIEILKLRGTTHMKGEYPFTITNQGINIFPLGAMRLTQRSSNARVSSGVESLDKMCGGGFFKDSIILATGATGTGKTLLVSKFLQEGCHQGERSILFAYEESRAQLSRNATSWGIDFEQLERQGLLKIICAYPESTGLEDHLQIIKSEISEFKPSRIAIDSLSALDRGVSNNAFRQFVIGVTGYAKQEEITGFFTNTTTHFLGSNSITDSHISTITDTIILLQYVEIRGEMSRAVNVFKMRGSWHDKGIREYNITRDGPQIKNSFQDYERIISGVPSRVSIDEKAELSRIVRSFEDEQTSDS